A single region of the Streptomyces virginiae genome encodes:
- a CDS encoding polymorphic toxin-type HINT domain-containing protein, with the protein MLAPSELRAWGRRTVLARRTTVGIGVALALILGSGPAQAADWKPKDTRRWAPEKLKKTDSVTGKNAAKSAAAAAASKERGDGTGTFKPRDVVWPAAGQAKVDLNAAPPAPPLGARFLTGARSAAPAAPVAEPSRAGSAPVWVEAADRARSGNAGPRTGKAAVTLADKKAAEKAGVQGLLLAVKSAEGTEKGAPVKVSVDVSHIAGAFGGDWLSRARLVELPECALITPDRPECQKQTPVATVKDDDRPGLLSAEVSLKADGPAADATRLNAAAGGATVLAASAAPGGSAGTYGATSLAPSGSWSQGGSTGGFSWTYPIDVPDGLGGTKPSISLSYSSQSVDGRTAATNNQASWIGEGWDYTPGFVERTFKPCSKDGQKDSGEQCLAGHNATISLNGKSSTLVRDDTSGTWRLENDDASKVEKLTGATNGDNNGEYWKVTTADGTQYYFGVGRKPGSSTAPATKSAWTTPVYGNNAGEECNKPTFDASWCMQAYRWNLDFVVDPRGGMITHWYDTATNYYKRGVSEATPTGTLTSYTRGGNLAKTTYGSKLTDADTVKPTAQVLFTTAERCLPDANFDCAPAKLTKANAAKWPDVPFDQNCASSGTCENYSATFWTTKRLTKITTQVLNGAGSGYDDVDSYAFTHEFPNPQDQTAPALWLASIQRSGHDGATKLTTPAITFTGRLMNNRVDSSGDNKPAMNRRRIVSVTAETGQVTDVGYADPDCTPGTGLPTSQDGNTTRCYPVYWNPDPKSPNDPTLDWFHKYVVNRVTEIDPFGGSRPQETRYEYVGGAAWHRDDEETTEDKQRTWNQFRGYEQVVTRAGTAPDVVSKSAAFYLRGMDGDTKADGSKRSATFTGIAGNTIKDSNPLAGSVRETQTFASDGGELVSVSQSEPWLSPVTATHSRGTKLPALTAQMLRDGSAKDKALRADKTWQSTSKTAVFDNTYGMPVSVLDRADGLPDVCTTTSYARNTAAWMIDRVSETVQVQGDCATTASESNTLGRSRTYYDAQPHGTLTGAGQVTSTEELDRFEGGQPKFSLNSTVTYDAYGRVTSATDAAGAKTTTEYTPATLTPPTTVKVTNAKGWSTTATYHPLREVPVKVEDQNGRTSEQAIDALGRITSVWNPGRARSDAANQVVEYDLTNTGTSSVATKTLRSDESYDVSIDILDAFGQSVQTQDITANGGTGRVITDTFYDSLGRPSKGNAPYFNNASDPAKTRFIANDNTVPSQTTVLYDGLGRPVTEIFASKAIEQWRGTTTYPGVDRTDSTPPKGAIATSTHTDARGRVVEKRQYKSGTPTGEYDATRYAYDTEGQLTQVTDPAGNAWKQSYDLHGRQTRSEDPDKGATTTTYDAADRPVSETDARGTTTFTNYDILGRPTSRNLGAVDGTKIATYDYDSLLPGLQTASTSWVDGKPWRQEITGYDDAYRPLGTKLTVPAGEGALSASYTMSAYYDPITGEADFTDLPAAGGLPKERLYIGRNVNGLPVSIGTSTTTYANFTDYDELGQVQRTTLGAVPKQVVLTNTNDPATGRLLRTTLDKEDAAGSVDVTDYTYTPAGDITSVSSQQGGVRDTQCFTYDHLRRMTRAWTDTGTTTTQPGPSVPGIGGCTNTAPQPGKVGGPAPYHQSFTYDVTGNRTSVTDHDPAGDAAKSTTTSNTFPAPGQPRPHAPTSTKRQTGTGAAVTTNSTYDATGNTLTRPDVAGNTQTFTWTPDGNLASAMTSTGTSTYVYDADGNRLARKDPGKTTLYVGNTELTLNTATNTVTGSRYYETPGGATVVRSSNGTLSYVGADHHGTGTTAIDAATLQVQRQATKPFGEDRGAEPASWPGERGFVGGTEDKATGLTHLGAREYDPRTGTFLSVDPVMDPSDPQQLQGYLYANNSPTTFSDPDGLFWGAIKKAAKKVGSAVNKYGHTALDVAGMIPVIGEAADLVNGVWYAAQGDWKNAAMSFASMIPVAGAAIAGTRLGAKAVKYATKYTSRISKASPVRKVSGWTSRSGPRAGAGKAGGGKSGWSSSGSSKKLWSGKGSGGKPATSGSRRTASGPACKNSFVPGTEVLLADSTSKPIEELKGGDKVLATDPSTGRTEAREVTAAITGEGDKNLVEITITTAEGKTDSVTATDEHPFWLPEQKKWVNATELQPGQWLQTSAGTKVQITAIRRHTQQQRVHNLTVDDFHTYYVVAGATPLLTHNCDVGSVANGLPKRTKDTDPTVGQIVKIGDTGAATKVGDPFKSGHASFSDDINEFLVDSPHILNPPKGAEHPSITHVETKLAWRMRKAGITSIDIVINHAGGPCTGKYSCSMAVQAVLPVGSTMNVWYRNAAGIMQKAPLKGLGRPE; encoded by the coding sequence GTGTTGGCACCGTCTGAATTGCGCGCGTGGGGGAGACGTACCGTCCTCGCGCGCCGCACCACCGTGGGCATAGGCGTCGCGCTCGCACTGATCCTGGGCTCCGGCCCGGCTCAGGCAGCCGATTGGAAGCCCAAGGACACCCGGCGCTGGGCGCCGGAGAAGCTGAAGAAGACCGACTCGGTCACCGGAAAGAACGCCGCCAAGTCGGCTGCCGCGGCGGCCGCCTCCAAGGAGCGCGGCGACGGCACCGGGACCTTCAAGCCCCGCGACGTGGTCTGGCCGGCGGCTGGTCAGGCCAAGGTGGACCTGAACGCGGCACCGCCCGCGCCGCCGCTGGGCGCCCGCTTCCTGACCGGTGCCCGGTCGGCCGCTCCCGCCGCACCGGTGGCCGAGCCCAGCCGCGCCGGCTCGGCACCCGTGTGGGTCGAGGCCGCCGACCGCGCGCGCTCCGGCAACGCAGGCCCGCGCACCGGCAAGGCCGCGGTCACCCTGGCCGACAAGAAGGCCGCCGAGAAAGCCGGAGTCCAGGGCCTGCTGCTCGCGGTCAAGTCCGCCGAGGGCACCGAGAAGGGCGCCCCGGTCAAGGTCTCGGTCGACGTCTCGCACATCGCCGGCGCCTTCGGCGGTGACTGGCTCTCCCGCGCCCGGCTCGTCGAGCTGCCCGAGTGCGCGCTCATCACGCCCGACCGCCCCGAGTGCCAGAAGCAGACCCCGGTGGCCACCGTCAAGGACGATGACCGTCCCGGCCTGCTGAGCGCCGAGGTCTCCCTCAAGGCCGACGGCCCGGCCGCGGACGCCACCCGCCTCAACGCCGCCGCGGGCGGAGCGACCGTACTGGCCGCCTCCGCCGCGCCGGGCGGCAGCGCCGGCACCTACGGCGCCACCAGCCTCGCCCCCTCCGGCTCCTGGAGCCAGGGCGGCAGCACCGGCGGCTTCTCGTGGACGTACCCGATCGACGTCCCGGACGGCCTGGGCGGCACCAAGCCCAGCATCAGCCTCTCGTACAGCTCGCAGTCGGTCGACGGCCGTACCGCGGCGACGAACAACCAGGCGTCGTGGATCGGCGAGGGCTGGGACTACACCCCCGGCTTCGTCGAGCGCACCTTCAAGCCCTGCTCCAAGGACGGCCAGAAGGACTCCGGCGAGCAGTGCCTCGCGGGCCACAACGCCACCATCTCGCTGAACGGCAAGTCCTCCACGCTGGTCCGCGACGACACCTCCGGCACCTGGCGGCTGGAGAACGACGACGCCTCCAAGGTCGAGAAGCTCACCGGCGCCACCAACGGCGACAACAACGGCGAGTACTGGAAGGTCACCACGGCCGACGGCACCCAGTACTACTTCGGCGTCGGCCGCAAGCCGGGCAGCTCGACCGCCCCGGCCACCAAATCGGCCTGGACCACCCCCGTGTACGGCAACAACGCCGGCGAGGAGTGCAACAAGCCGACCTTCGACGCCTCCTGGTGCATGCAGGCCTACCGCTGGAACCTCGACTTCGTCGTGGACCCGCGCGGCGGCATGATCACCCACTGGTACGACACCGCGACCAACTACTACAAGCGCGGCGTCTCCGAGGCCACCCCGACGGGCACCCTCACCTCGTACACCCGTGGCGGCAACCTGGCCAAGACCACGTACGGCTCGAAGCTGACGGACGCGGACACGGTCAAGCCGACCGCGCAGGTCCTCTTCACCACCGCCGAGCGCTGCCTGCCCGACGCGAACTTCGACTGCGCCCCGGCCAAGCTGACCAAGGCCAACGCGGCGAAGTGGCCGGACGTCCCGTTCGACCAGAACTGCGCCTCGAGCGGCACCTGCGAGAACTACTCGGCGACGTTCTGGACCACCAAGCGCCTGACGAAGATCACCACCCAGGTGCTCAACGGCGCCGGCAGCGGCTACGACGACGTCGACTCGTACGCGTTCACCCACGAGTTCCCGAATCCGCAGGACCAGACCGCGCCCGCCCTGTGGCTGGCGTCGATCCAGCGCTCGGGCCACGACGGCGCGACGAAGCTCACCACCCCGGCGATCACCTTCACCGGCCGGCTGATGAACAACCGCGTCGACTCCAGCGGTGACAACAAGCCCGCCATGAACCGGCGCCGCATCGTCTCCGTCACCGCCGAGACCGGCCAGGTCACGGACGTCGGCTACGCCGACCCCGACTGCACCCCCGGCACGGGCCTGCCGACCTCCCAGGACGGCAACACCACCCGCTGCTACCCGGTGTACTGGAACCCGGACCCGAAGAGCCCGAACGACCCGACGCTGGACTGGTTCCACAAGTACGTGGTCAACCGGGTCACCGAGATCGACCCGTTCGGCGGCTCCCGTCCGCAGGAGACCCGCTACGAGTACGTCGGCGGCGCCGCCTGGCACCGCGACGACGAGGAGACCACCGAGGACAAGCAGCGGACCTGGAACCAGTTCCGCGGCTACGAGCAGGTCGTCACCCGCGCGGGCACGGCCCCGGACGTGGTCTCGAAGTCGGCGGCGTTCTACCTGCGCGGCATGGACGGCGACACCAAGGCCGACGGCAGCAAGCGCTCCGCCACCTTCACGGGCATCGCCGGCAACACCATCAAGGACAGCAACCCGCTGGCCGGCAGCGTCCGCGAGACCCAGACCTTCGCCTCCGACGGCGGCGAACTGGTCTCCGTATCGCAGTCCGAGCCCTGGCTCTCGCCGGTCACGGCGACCCACAGCCGCGGCACGAAGCTGCCCGCGCTGACCGCGCAGATGCTGCGCGACGGCTCCGCCAAGGACAAGGCGCTGCGCGCCGACAAGACCTGGCAGAGCACGTCGAAGACGGCGGTGTTCGACAACACGTACGGCATGCCGGTGTCGGTCCTGGACCGCGCCGACGGCCTGCCGGACGTCTGCACCACCACGTCCTACGCCCGCAACACGGCCGCGTGGATGATCGACCGGGTATCGGAGACCGTCCAGGTCCAGGGCGACTGCGCCACCACGGCGTCGGAGTCCAACACCCTGGGCCGCAGCCGCACGTACTACGACGCCCAGCCCCACGGCACCCTGACGGGAGCGGGCCAGGTCACGAGCACGGAGGAACTGGACCGCTTCGAGGGCGGCCAGCCGAAGTTCTCGCTGAACTCAACGGTCACGTACGACGCCTACGGCCGCGTGACGAGCGCAACGGACGCGGCGGGCGCGAAGACGACGACGGAGTACACCCCGGCGACACTGACGCCGCCGACCACCGTCAAGGTCACCAACGCCAAGGGCTGGTCGACCACCGCGACCTACCATCCCCTGCGGGAAGTGCCGGTCAAGGTGGAGGACCAGAACGGTCGTACCAGCGAGCAGGCGATTGACGCGCTGGGCCGTATCACCTCTGTGTGGAACCCTGGCCGTGCACGCAGCGACGCCGCAAATCAGGTCGTCGAATACGACCTGACGAACACCGGCACCAGCTCGGTCGCCACCAAGACCCTGCGCTCGGACGAGTCCTACGACGTCAGCATCGACATCCTTGACGCTTTCGGCCAGAGCGTCCAGACGCAGGACATCACCGCCAACGGCGGCACGGGCCGTGTCATCACCGACACCTTTTACGACAGCCTCGGTCGGCCGTCCAAGGGCAACGCTCCCTACTTCAACAACGCCTCCGACCCGGCCAAGACCCGTTTCATCGCCAACGACAACACCGTTCCGAGTCAGACCACCGTCCTTTACGACGGTCTCGGCCGGCCCGTGACGGAGATCTTCGCCTCGAAGGCCATCGAGCAGTGGCGCGGCACCACCACGTACCCGGGCGTGGACCGCACCGACTCCACCCCGCCCAAGGGCGCTATCGCCACCAGCACCCACACCGACGCGCGCGGCCGCGTGGTGGAGAAGCGCCAATACAAGTCCGGCACTCCCACGGGTGAGTACGACGCGACGCGGTACGCGTATGACACCGAGGGCCAGCTGACACAGGTCACCGACCCGGCCGGCAACGCCTGGAAGCAGAGCTACGACCTGCACGGTCGCCAGACCCGGTCCGAAGACCCGGACAAGGGCGCGACGACCACCACCTACGACGCTGCCGACCGTCCGGTCTCCGAGACCGACGCACGTGGCACCACTACTTTCACCAACTACGACATCCTGGGCCGCCCGACCTCCCGCAACCTCGGGGCCGTCGACGGCACCAAGATCGCCACTTACGACTACGACAGCCTGCTCCCGGGCCTGCAGACCGCCTCGACCAGTTGGGTCGACGGCAAGCCGTGGCGACAGGAAATCACCGGTTACGACGACGCCTACCGCCCCCTCGGCACCAAGCTGACCGTACCTGCGGGCGAGGGCGCGCTGAGCGCGTCATACACCATGTCGGCGTACTACGACCCGATCACCGGCGAGGCGGACTTCACCGACCTGCCGGCCGCGGGCGGACTGCCCAAGGAGCGGCTGTACATCGGCCGCAATGTGAACGGTCTGCCGGTCTCAATCGGAACCAGCACCACCACATACGCCAACTTCACCGACTACGACGAGCTCGGCCAGGTTCAGCGGACCACGCTGGGTGCCGTCCCCAAGCAGGTCGTCCTCACCAACACCAACGACCCAGCCACGGGCCGTCTGCTGCGCACCACGCTCGACAAGGAGGACGCGGCCGGCTCGGTCGACGTCACCGACTACACGTACACCCCGGCCGGTGACATCACCTCTGTCTCCAGTCAGCAGGGCGGCGTGCGTGACACGCAGTGCTTCACGTACGACCACCTGCGCCGGATGACCCGTGCGTGGACCGACACCGGTACCACCACGACCCAGCCCGGCCCGTCCGTCCCCGGCATCGGCGGCTGCACCAACACCGCGCCGCAGCCCGGCAAGGTCGGCGGCCCGGCTCCGTACCACCAGTCGTTCACCTACGACGTCACCGGCAACCGGACGTCGGTCACCGACCACGACCCGGCCGGCGACGCCGCCAAGTCCACGACGACCAGCAACACCTTCCCGGCGCCGGGCCAGCCGCGCCCGCACGCCCCGACCTCCACGAAGAGGCAGACCGGCACCGGTGCGGCTGTCACCACCAACTCCACCTATGACGCGACCGGCAACACGCTGACGCGTCCAGACGTCGCGGGGAACACCCAGACGTTCACGTGGACCCCGGACGGCAACCTCGCCTCGGCGATGACGAGCACGGGTACGTCCACGTACGTCTATGACGCGGACGGCAACCGCCTGGCCCGCAAGGACCCGGGCAAAACCACTCTCTACGTCGGGAACACCGAACTCACCCTGAACACCGCGACCAACACGGTCACCGGTTCCCGCTACTACGAGACTCCGGGCGGCGCGACCGTCGTCCGCTCCTCCAACGGCACGCTGTCCTACGTCGGGGCAGACCACCACGGCACCGGTACCACCGCGATCGACGCCGCGACCCTCCAGGTCCAGCGTCAGGCCACCAAACCGTTCGGTGAGGATCGCGGCGCGGAGCCGGCGTCCTGGCCGGGCGAGCGCGGTTTCGTCGGCGGTACCGAGGACAAGGCCACCGGCCTGACCCACCTCGGGGCACGCGAATACGATCCACGCACGGGCACGTTCCTCTCGGTCGACCCGGTCATGGATCCGAGCGATCCGCAGCAGCTCCAGGGCTACCTGTACGCGAACAACAGCCCGACGACCTTCTCGGACCCGGACGGCCTGTTCTGGGGGGCGATCAAGAAGGCCGCCAAGAAGGTCGGCAGTGCCGTCAACAAGTACGGTCACACCGCGCTCGACGTGGCCGGCATGATCCCGGTCATCGGTGAGGCCGCAGACCTGGTCAACGGTGTCTGGTACGCCGCCCAGGGCGACTGGAAGAACGCGGCGATGTCCTTCGCCTCGATGATCCCGGTCGCGGGCGCGGCTATCGCTGGTACGCGCCTGGGCGCAAAGGCCGTCAAGTACGCCACCAAGTACACGAGCAGGATCAGCAAGGCCTCACCGGTCCGCAAGGTGAGCGGCTGGACCTCCCGGTCGGGCCCGAGAGCGGGCGCCGGCAAGGCGGGCGGCGGCAAGTCCGGCTGGTCGTCGTCCGGCAGTTCGAAGAAGCTGTGGTCGGGCAAGGGCTCCGGCGGCAAGCCCGCCACCTCCGGTAGCCGCAGGACTGCGTCGGGTCCGGCATGCAAGAACAGCTTCGTCCCCGGCACTGAAGTCCTGCTCGCGGACAGCACGAGCAAGCCGATCGAGGAGCTGAAGGGCGGCGACAAGGTCCTCGCGACCGATCCGTCCACCGGTCGCACCGAGGCCAGGGAAGTCACCGCTGCCATCACCGGCGAGGGCGACAAGAACCTGGTCGAGATCACGATCACGACGGCGGAGGGCAAGACGGATTCCGTCACCGCCACGGATGAGCACCCCTTCTGGCTGCCTGAGCAGAAGAAGTGGGTCAACGCCACCGAACTCCAGCCCGGCCAGTGGCTGCAGACTTCGGCTGGCACCAAGGTCCAGATCACCGCGATCCGGCGCCACACCCAGCAGCAGCGCGTCCACAACCTCACAGTGGACGACTTTCACACCTACTACGTGGTGGCGGGCGCGACGCCGCTCCTCACCCACAACTGCGATGTCGGTTCCGTTGCCAATGGACTTCCGAAGCGCACGAAGGACACCGACCCCACAGTCGGTCAGATCGTCAAGATCGGCGACACGGGAGCGGCCACCAAGGTCGGAGACCCGTTCAAGAGTGGCCACGCCTCCTTCTCCGACGACATCAACGAATTCCTCGTGGATTCGCCGCACATCCTGAACCCCCCCAAGGGTGCGGAGCACCCCTCGATCACTCACGTGGAGACGAAGCTTGCGTGGCGCATGAGGAAGGCTGGGATCACGTCGATCGATATCGTGATCAACCACGCCGGCGGCCCCTGCACGGGTAAGTACTCATGCTCCATGGCGGTTCAGGCAGTCCTCCCCGTAGGGTCGACCATGAACGTCTGGTACCGGAATGCGGCGGGTATCATGCAGAAGGCGCCACTCAAGGGCCTGGGACGGCCTGAATGA
- a CDS encoding ricin-type beta-trefoil lectin domain protein, with product MSVGMVGALPAYAAPSPSASGSSNASGSKATQGSKAAPSASGTPNAGRSTPQTPTTPPQRPLTEKEKAEDAALAEAKRTGKPVPVAAATTETDTVVANPDGTLGLTRSVAPVRTRKGGAWTDLDATLTVSSDGQLRPKATTSGLTLSGGGNAPLATLDQDGKKLELTWPESLPKPVLDGAGATYPEVAPGTDLKVTADASGGISQILVVKSAEAARHPKLAKLTMGLKGDGVNVSADGGGNLKAADASGRTVFHAPVPTMWDSGAEAAVPASPAAGTPKFSRLARSTTPQQADADAAAKAKPASDSDGPGAHAKVSELRTELGQGSVALTPNQSFLKDPSTAYPVYIDPAWQPTSRGTQHWAWVQEAYPDTVNYDDYGDQYDPGVGYQRWQSRTGIERYYVQLDTGDLGDKSIKKASFNATQSYAADATCSNSYNVDLHSTEPLLSNITWRTQPRDWEVLRTTSMNSAGGPGCSGSTTRGEWDVRDHLAGNAWRGNVTYALFASNESKTSGNNSFKRFTRDKSKLPFFYIEYNRAPYTPWDLVTTPAPQNPSGPGHCGWIGATGYPGMGIGAWIGDPENQPNDAHFYVHDANGDALVYDSGWTGLANGTHWLWAWPGNLSDGHTYYWKVQGGDGDMTSPWATSNCKFSIDTQPPSVPVVTSNEYPPSGTLPGSTKSIGQQGGFNLKSTDAHSGVVSYEWAFNSTIPVGGANTVSAAADGSASIDLTPTTWGTNILRVQAVDKAGNRSQVQTYTFYAPDNPNAKTTLGDITGDERVDFIAPTATGDLVVYPTSVDPSAGGVIASNVANSPGGKGWGDGTLTSHRGGNGIRIDDLWAWRDGQLKLYRNSLTQGGLAANGGLYYNAAKALTVKRPPLFTCTVVTTGEACGSEYATNWSRVKQILAVGDARPEDGVTPFNDLLTIETDGTGSRLLLFQGTGATGTLADPIVLVLSNSGWDNLTLIAPGDATGDGLPDLWARDNTTGAIYQYANERGNPGALGDHTKRTQIGTGVTAAGYPVVGSSGDTSGDGVPDLWALTANQSLLTWNGVTTGSKVTTFTTRNVMGDARISTAHWKLDETTGTTAADVRGGSPLTLSATGATWADDTVAGTPGKVLDLNGTAGTALGAGPAIDTTRSFTVSTWTKADAFGGVALSQAGSRSSGFILWPDKNDGGTWRFAMSQKDDDNWSYDQTITMNEAAKVQLGTWTQLTATYDATTGFIGLYVNGTLAGTGHHAKANAWNATGALTVGNYRYQGAPNSYFDGRVSNLAFYPYSKVPTAAGTKLVSALNSAKCADNDNGGNQDGNRIHLWDCHDANGGVAQKFDVTAAGELRIAGKCVDIQGGGMVNGTKAILFTCAPGAWNQQWLPTATSGFYNPTSGRCLDVPGGRIDNGNQLQIHDCNATTAQRWLSSIA from the coding sequence TTGTCCGTAGGCATGGTCGGCGCGCTGCCCGCGTACGCCGCACCGAGCCCGAGCGCGTCCGGCAGCTCGAACGCGTCCGGCAGCAAGGCAACGCAGGGCAGCAAGGCCGCGCCGAGCGCTTCGGGCACGCCGAACGCCGGCCGGTCGACGCCGCAGACGCCGACGACACCGCCTCAGCGGCCGCTCACCGAGAAGGAGAAGGCCGAGGACGCCGCGCTCGCCGAGGCCAAGCGCACCGGCAAGCCGGTGCCCGTCGCGGCCGCGACGACCGAGACCGACACCGTCGTCGCCAATCCGGACGGGACCCTCGGGCTCACCCGCAGCGTGGCCCCGGTGCGCACCAGGAAGGGCGGCGCCTGGACCGATCTGGACGCCACGCTCACCGTGTCGTCCGACGGGCAGCTGCGCCCCAAGGCCACCACGAGCGGTCTGACGCTGTCCGGCGGCGGCAACGCGCCGCTGGCCACGCTCGACCAGGACGGCAAGAAGCTCGAGCTGACCTGGCCGGAGTCGCTGCCGAAGCCGGTGCTCGACGGCGCCGGCGCCACGTACCCGGAGGTCGCTCCGGGCACCGACCTGAAGGTCACCGCCGACGCATCCGGCGGCATCTCGCAGATCCTGGTGGTGAAGTCGGCCGAGGCGGCCCGGCACCCCAAGCTCGCGAAGCTCACCATGGGGCTCAAGGGCGACGGCGTGAACGTCAGCGCCGACGGCGGCGGCAACCTCAAGGCCGCCGACGCCTCCGGCCGTACGGTCTTCCACGCCCCGGTCCCCACCATGTGGGACTCCGGCGCCGAGGCGGCCGTCCCGGCCTCGCCCGCGGCCGGCACCCCCAAGTTCTCCCGGCTGGCCCGCTCCACCACGCCGCAGCAGGCCGACGCGGACGCGGCCGCCAAGGCCAAGCCGGCCTCCGACAGCGACGGTCCCGGCGCGCACGCCAAGGTCTCCGAGCTGCGGACCGAACTCGGCCAGGGCTCCGTGGCCCTGACCCCGAATCAGTCGTTCTTGAAGGACCCGTCCACGGCGTACCCCGTCTACATCGACCCCGCCTGGCAGCCGACCAGCCGCGGTACCCAGCACTGGGCGTGGGTCCAGGAGGCGTACCCCGACACCGTCAACTACGACGACTACGGCGACCAGTACGACCCGGGCGTCGGCTACCAGCGCTGGCAGTCCCGCACCGGCATCGAGCGCTACTACGTCCAGCTCGACACCGGCGACCTGGGCGACAAGAGCATCAAGAAGGCCTCCTTCAACGCCACTCAGTCCTACGCGGCGGACGCCACCTGCTCCAACAGCTACAACGTGGACCTGCACTCCACGGAGCCGCTGCTGTCGAACATCACCTGGCGCACCCAGCCCCGCGACTGGGAGGTCCTGCGGACGACCTCGATGAACAGCGCCGGCGGCCCCGGCTGCTCCGGCTCCACCACCCGCGGCGAGTGGGACGTGCGCGACCACCTGGCGGGCAACGCCTGGCGCGGCAACGTCACCTACGCGCTCTTCGCCTCGAACGAGTCGAAGACCAGTGGCAACAACTCCTTCAAGCGCTTCACGCGCGACAAGAGCAAGCTGCCGTTCTTCTACATCGAGTACAACCGGGCCCCGTACACCCCGTGGGACCTGGTGACGACCCCCGCCCCGCAGAACCCGTCCGGCCCCGGCCACTGCGGCTGGATCGGCGCGACCGGCTACCCGGGCATGGGCATCGGCGCCTGGATCGGCGACCCGGAGAACCAGCCCAACGACGCGCACTTCTACGTCCACGACGCCAACGGTGACGCCCTCGTCTACGACAGCGGCTGGACCGGCCTGGCGAACGGCACCCACTGGCTGTGGGCGTGGCCGGGCAACCTCTCCGACGGCCACACCTACTACTGGAAGGTCCAGGGCGGCGACGGCGACATGACCTCCCCCTGGGCCACGTCGAACTGCAAGTTCAGCATCGACACCCAGCCGCCGTCCGTCCCGGTCGTCACCTCGAACGAGTACCCGCCGTCGGGCACGCTGCCCGGCTCCACCAAGTCGATCGGCCAGCAGGGCGGCTTCAACCTGAAGTCGACCGACGCCCACAGCGGCGTCGTCTCCTACGAGTGGGCGTTCAACTCGACCATCCCGGTCGGCGGTGCCAACACCGTCAGCGCCGCCGCGGACGGCAGCGCCTCGATCGACCTGACGCCCACCACCTGGGGCACGAACATCCTGCGCGTGCAGGCCGTCGACAAGGCGGGCAACCGCTCCCAGGTGCAGACGTACACCTTCTACGCCCCGGACAACCCGAACGCCAAGACCACGCTCGGTGACATCACCGGCGACGAGCGCGTCGACTTCATCGCCCCCACCGCCACCGGCGACCTGGTGGTCTATCCGACCTCCGTGGACCCGTCCGCCGGCGGGGTCATCGCCTCCAACGTGGCCAACAGCCCGGGCGGCAAGGGCTGGGGCGACGGCACCCTGACCAGCCACCGCGGCGGCAACGGCATCCGCATCGACGACCTGTGGGCCTGGCGGGACGGGCAGCTCAAGCTGTACCGCAACTCCCTCACCCAGGGCGGCCTCGCGGCCAACGGAGGCCTGTACTACAACGCCGCCAAGGCGCTGACGGTCAAGCGCCCGCCGTTGTTCACCTGCACCGTCGTGACGACCGGCGAGGCCTGCGGCAGCGAGTACGCCACCAACTGGAGCCGGGTCAAGCAGATCCTGGCGGTCGGCGACGCCCGGCCCGAGGACGGCGTCACCCCGTTCAACGACCTGCTGACCATCGAGACCGACGGCACCGGCAGCCGCCTGCTGCTCTTCCAGGGCACCGGGGCCACCGGCACGCTGGCCGACCCGATCGTCCTCGTGCTGAGCAACTCCGGGTGGGACAACCTCACCCTGATCGCCCCGGGCGACGCCACCGGTGACGGCCTGCCGGACCTGTGGGCCCGGGACAACACCACCGGTGCGATCTACCAGTACGCCAACGAACGCGGCAACCCCGGCGCTCTCGGCGACCACACCAAGCGCACCCAGATCGGCACCGGCGTCACCGCCGCCGGCTACCCGGTCGTCGGCTCCTCCGGCGACACGAGCGGCGACGGCGTCCCGGACCTGTGGGCCCTGACCGCCAACCAGAGCCTGCTGACCTGGAACGGCGTCACCACCGGCAGCAAGGTCACCACCTTCACCACCCGCAACGTCATGGGCGACGCCCGCATCTCCACCGCCCACTGGAAGCTCGACGAGACCACCGGCACCACCGCCGCCGATGTGCGCGGCGGCAGCCCGCTCACCCTCAGCGCGACCGGCGCCACCTGGGCCGACGACACCGTCGCCGGCACACCCGGCAAGGTTCTGGACCTCAACGGCACCGCCGGCACGGCCCTCGGAGCGGGACCGGCCATCGACACCACGCGCAGCTTCACCGTGTCGACGTGGACCAAGGCCGACGCGTTCGGCGGAGTGGCCCTCAGCCAGGCAGGCAGCCGGTCGAGCGGGTTCATCCTGTGGCCGGACAAGAACGACGGCGGCACCTGGCGCTTCGCGATGTCCCAGAAGGACGACGACAACTGGAGTTACGACCAGACCATCACCATGAACGAAGCGGCCAAGGTGCAGCTCGGCACCTGGACCCAGCTGACCGCCACCTATGACGCCACGACCGGCTTCATCGGCCTCTACGTCAACGGCACCCTCGCCGGCACCGGCCACCACGCCAAGGCCAACGCCTGGAATGCCACCGGCGCGCTGACCGTGGGCAACTACCGCTACCAGGGTGCTCCGAACAGCTACTTCGACGGCCGGGTCAGCAACCTCGCGTTCTACCCGTACTCCAAGGTCCCCACCGCGGCCGGCACCAAGCTGGTTTCCGCGCTCAACAGCGCCAAGTGCGCCGACAACGACAACGGCGGCAACCAGGACGGCAACCGCATCCACCTCTGGGACTGCCACGACGCCAACGGCGGCGTGGCCCAGAAGTTCGACGTGACCGCGGCCGGCGAACTCCGGATCGCCGGTAAGTGCGTCGACATCCAGGGCGGCGGCATGGTCAACGGCACCAAGGCCATCCTGTTCACCTGCGCGCCCGGCGCGTGGAACCAGCAGTGGCTGCCGACCGCCACCAGCGGGTTCTACAACCCCACCAGCGGCCGGTGCCTGGACGTTCCGGGCGGGCGCATCGACAACGGCAACCAGCTCCAGATCCACGACTGCAACGCCACCACCGCGCAGCGCTGGCTGTCCAGCATCGCCTGA